TATACAATCCTGGTTCGGAAAGGTCTCTCCACACTCAACACAATTGATTTTACCTTTTCCTATGACAACCAAAAGCTCACCCTCTTTGACCGGTACCATTTTCTTATCTTCCATATAATTAGCTGCCTTAACTACCCTTTCAACCATTCCGTTTACTTGCGCCAAAACAGCCTTCTCTTGCTTCATAATTGAAATATTAAATATCTCGTCTCCCTTATTCACCTGATCTCCAGGCTGCACATGCATTACCCAAAGATCCCCAGTGCTTGGCGCTGCTACTTGACACGGATCTTTGGGATCAGCCATTTCTACTTCGGTGATTCCTCCTCCTGAAGGCTCAGCAACCTGTACTGAGTGAGTGAAAGATTCAGAATCTAATGTATAGCGAACAGTACTGATTCCACTTTCATCCGGGCCTGTAATATCTTTCATAAAAAGATGATGGGGCTTGCCATGCCGATCTTTAAAATAAATTTCTTCATTAGCTTGCAAGCCTTCAAACCAAACATGTAAAGGCAGTTGATTAGGATCACCATATTTATTAATAAAATCGATTGTTTTCAATGCATCTCCTGGATGATTGCAATACATAACAACTTCCTCTGAAGATGCTTCACGGCCTATTTCTTTTTGTAGAGCTTTTTTTTCATTTTCTATATTAATATCTTGTAAGTATGGCAAAGGTGAATAGGATGTTCTTTTTTCCAAAAATTTCCTGAATTCTTCACCAAAAGCTGATTCATACACCCAATCAGGGGGAAACCCCAAAGGCAACTTCCCATAACGACCCAGCAACAGTTGCCGAAATGCATCGTTGCTATCCTGATATATTTCAAGACGAGCCGTACGCAAAGCTTCAGACAGGGAATCTTCTGGAGTTGAGACCACTGTCTCTAAAATGCGTAGTAGACGTTGAACTCCTTTTTCTCCCTCACGCTTATACGCTCCAGTTACTGCCAGAAAAGCTGTGTTCCATGTTATCTGGGAGCCGGGGGTCACGTCATGGTAATGCACAATCTTCCGGCTCCCGGCCAAAAAACGAAGCATATAAGGCAAAAGATGGATATACCCCTGCTTCATGGCCCCTTCTTGGGACGAAGAGGTCGCACCTCCGGGCATACCATGATAAACGACATCATGGTCAATACCCTGAAAATGTGGCGCTGTATATCTATCATAATAAGGCATTATTTGCTTAGCAACAAAATTGGCTTTTCGAATCATATCCTTGTTCAAATTATTATCGACCCCAATCTCACCTTCAATATACGCTGCCGTAGCAAGAACATCTCCTTGTCCATACCACCTAACTGTAGATCCAATACCAGTATCCACAATGTGTGCACCTGCTTCAACAGCAGCACCAAGTGCGGGTACAAATAATCCATCTGTATAATGTCGATGATAATGGAGGACTAAATCAGGATATTTTTTCCGAATAGACTCGACAAGCCTACGTATGAATCGTGGAGGACACGCCCCTGCCATATCTTTTAGCCCGAGACAAAATAACCGGCTGGCCTGGTATGTATTTGTCCCTGTCACATCTGCCATGAGACGAACTACAGACTCAGTAACTTGCATATAGTGATCGACATCAAACTCCTTCGCCCAAGTTATGGACAAGGCTGGCTCAAAAACATTGCCTCGACTATTGGCAACCACTTCGGCAAAGGGCCGCATGTTCTCGATATGGTTCAGAAAATCAAAACAGCGGATGATATCGTAATGCTCGCAGATCATCTCCCCGGTGCGCTGCATCAGATTTTTGGGCTGGGGCTTGTAGCCCAGAACGTTGGTCGACCGGATCAGGATCTGCTTCGGGGTCTTGGGAGCGAACTCGTTCCATTCCCTGGCTTCGGTGAAGGGATAGGTCATGTTCGCCAGCATGGCCACGTGGAAGTGGGCCCCGCCACCGTTTTCCAAGGAGAAGAATCCGCAATTGTCCAGATAGGGGCCGATAAGCCGGTCCTCGGCCAGGCGGAACCGGTTGCCACTGTTGGACTGGGTGATGTCCCTGGTCGTGGTGTCCGTGAAATGGACATGCTCAGTATCCCGAACATAATCGAGCAAGGCCTGACGGTCTCCCCGGGGATACGGCGATTCGATGGCGTCGAAATCGACTTCCGGCTGGACCACGTCCAGGGCACCGAGGCGCTTGTCCGATCGGCCCCGGTATTCCCCGAGTTGGACAAAGGGATTGTGGCCGTAGGCCGAAATTTCGCAAACCAGTCGGCCCAAACGCTGCGCTTCCGCCTCCTTGCTGACGTATTCGAGCAATTGCGGCGTCTTGCCCACAAAGGTCGTATCGTAATCGCCGGACCGGAATTGCGGATTGGCAATAATCCGCTGGTGAAAGGAAATGGTCGTTTTGACCCCGGAAATGACATATTCGCCCAGAGCCCGCTCCATGACCCCGAGGACCTTGCTCCAGTCCCGGCCGTAGGCGATGAGCAGGGAGGCTGCCGAATCGTACTGGGAAGGGAATTCATACCCGGCGGCAAGACAGGAATCCACACGGACCCCCTGTCCGCCTGGAGAGAGGTAGCGGGTGATGCGCCCGGCATTGGGCGCGAAACCGTCCTGCGGGTCTTCGCAGTTGATGCGCACCTGCAAGGCGTGGTTCCCGGGACAAGGCTTGGCATCGTCCAGACGGAGTTTGGCGCCAAAAGCCACCGCTATCTGTTCCTCGACCAAGTCGATGCCATAGCGGCACTCGGTGATGCCGTGCTCCACCTGAAGCCGGGTATTGACCTCGATCAGGTAGGGATTGCCCTCCATGTCCACCAGGAATTCGACGGTGGCCAGGGAATGGTAGCCCACAGCGCTGACCAGGCGACGGGAGTACTCCTTGAGCCGTTCG
The sequence above is drawn from the Desulfohalobium retbaense DSM 5692 genome and encodes:
- a CDS encoding pyruvate carboxylase produces the protein MQEKAFESVVEELRDQPILVANRGIPARRIARSILEVFQAVPIITATEEDKTAPFTTGAQELLLLGSNPQAYLDIDLIINRAKARGVKAIHPGWGFASEDEAFPEKCRAAGLVFIGPPSRPMHILGNKVQVRNLAKEHGVPVVPGSDGAVSIDEARRIAEDIDFPIMLKAEGGGGGRGIYEVYQQSELERAFAKASSLAQASFGNPRLYVEKLLTSIRHIEIQVIADQHGNVFAFDERDCTVQRNHQKLVEITPSPWPVMTEELRERLKEYSRRLVSAVGYHSLATVEFLVDMEGNPYLIEVNTRLQVEHGITECRYGIDLVEEQIAVAFGAKLRLDDAKPCPGNHALQVRINCEDPQDGFAPNAGRITRYLSPGGQGVRVDSCLAAGYEFPSQYDSAASLLIAYGRDWSKVLGVMERALGEYVISGVKTTISFHQRIIANPQFRSGDYDTTFVGKTPQLLEYVSKEAEAQRLGRLVCEISAYGHNPFVQLGEYRGRSDKRLGALDVVQPEVDFDAIESPYPRGDRQALLDYVRDTEHVHFTDTTTRDITQSNSGNRFRLAEDRLIGPYLDNCGFFSLENGGGAHFHVAMLANMTYPFTEAREWNEFAPKTPKQILIRSTNVLGYKPQPKNLMQRTGEMICEHYDIIRCFDFLNHIENMRPFAEVVANSRGNVFEPALSITWAKEFDVDHYMQVTESVVRLMADVTGTNTYQASRLFCLGLKDMAGACPPRFIRRLVESIRKKYPDLVLHYHRHYTDGLFVPALGAAVEAGAHIVDTGIGSTVRWYGQGDVLATAAYIEGEIGVDNNLNKDMIRKANFVAKQIMPYYDRYTAPHFQGIDHDVVYHGMPGGATSSSQEGAMKQGYIHLLPYMLRFLAGSRKIVHYHDVTPGSQITWNTAFLAVTGAYKREGEKGVQRLLRILETVVSTPEDSLSEALRTARLEIYQDSNDAFRQLLLGRYGKLPLGFPPDWVYESAFGEEFRKFLEKRTSYSPLPYLQDINIENEKKALQKEIGREASSEEVVMYCNHPGDALKTIDFINKYGDPNQLPLHVWFEGLQANEEIYFKDRHGKPHHLFMKDITGPDESGISTVRYTLDSESFTHSVQVAEPSGGGITEVEMADPKDPCQVAAPSTGDLWVMHVQPGDQVNKGDEIFNISIMKQEKAVLAQVNGMVERVVKAANYMEDKKMVPVKEGELLVVIGKGKINCVECGETFPNQDCIFCPWCGKKNI